The Mycolicibacterium fluoranthenivorans genomic interval CTTGGCCACGGCGACGTCCTTGTGGCGCATCAGATATTCGAGCAGGCCGTACTCCCTGGGGGTGAGCGCGATCGGCGTCTGTCCCCGTGACACCGACCGATGGATCGGGTCCAGTGTCAGATCACCCGCGGTGATCAACGCCGGTCGCTGCGTCGCGCTGCGGCGCATCAGCGCCCGCAGTCGCGCGACCAGCACGATGAACGAGAACGGCTTGGTCAGATAGTCGTCGGCACCGAGTTCGAAGGCGTCCGTCTGGTCGTAGTCACCGTCCTTGGCGGTGAGCATCAAGACGGGTGTCCACACCTCCCGGGTGCGCAGCCGGCGCAGCACCTCGTAACCACTGAGACCGGGCAACATGATGTCCAGCACGATGACGTCGAACTGCTGCTCCGAGGCCAGCCGCAGCCCCTGTACTCCGTCGGCGGCTTCGGTCACCGTGCCACCCTCGGCGCGCAAGCCGGCACTCAGGGTGGACCGCAACCGGGCTTCGTCCTCGACGATCAGAAGTTTCATGGCACTTCATGTCTACCTGTCCTTGGGCGGACGGGTTCGCAGGC includes:
- a CDS encoding response regulator transcription factor, which gives rise to MKLLIVEDEARLRSTLSAGLRAEGGTVTEAADGVQGLRLASEQQFDVIVLDIMLPGLSGYEVLRRLRTREVWTPVLMLTAKDGDYDQTDAFELGADDYLTKPFSFIVLVARLRALMRRSATQRPALITAGDLTLDPIHRSVSRGQTPIALTPREYGLLEYLMRHKDVAVAKAELLHNVWDTHYDGPDNVVEVYVGYLRRKIDTPFGTNTIETVRGVGYRVVGGN